Proteins from one Pseudarthrobacter sp. BIM B-2242 genomic window:
- a CDS encoding AzlC family ABC transporter permease — protein MKLPASPAVRVGISISIATGLYGISFGALSVTSGLDFWQTMALSLLLFSGGSQFAFIGVVAGGGSGIAAMSAATLLGMRNGIYGMQLNALLRPTGWRRYVAAQVTIDESTATSTGQTDPAEQRRGFWTAGLGIYVLWNLFTAVGALAGSGLGDPKHWGLDGAAVAAFLGLLWPRLKGREPAAIAVVCALATVIAVPFVPAGVPILIAAVVAALIGWFSHGRSDEGLEPDVDPYGEHHGHRSDGPGKVGA, from the coding sequence GTGAAGCTGCCCGCATCGCCTGCCGTCCGGGTGGGAATCTCCATCAGCATCGCCACCGGCCTGTACGGAATTTCGTTTGGCGCCCTCTCCGTCACGTCAGGCCTTGATTTTTGGCAGACCATGGCGCTCAGCCTCCTGCTGTTCAGCGGCGGGTCCCAGTTTGCGTTTATCGGCGTGGTGGCCGGCGGCGGTTCCGGCATCGCGGCCATGAGCGCGGCCACGCTCCTGGGCATGCGGAACGGCATCTACGGGATGCAGCTGAATGCCCTCCTGCGCCCGACGGGATGGCGGCGCTATGTTGCCGCCCAGGTCACCATTGATGAGTCAACGGCGACCAGTACCGGGCAGACTGATCCGGCCGAGCAGCGGCGCGGTTTCTGGACCGCGGGCCTTGGCATCTATGTGCTCTGGAACCTGTTCACGGCCGTGGGCGCCCTGGCGGGAAGCGGGCTGGGCGACCCCAAGCATTGGGGCCTGGACGGCGCGGCTGTCGCGGCCTTCCTGGGCCTGCTGTGGCCCCGGCTCAAGGGCAGGGAGCCCGCCGCGATTGCCGTGGTCTGTGCCCTGGCAACAGTGATCGCCGTTCCGTTCGTTCCCGCGGGCGTGCCGATTCTGATTGCCGCCGTGGTGGCCGCCCTGATCGGCTGGTTCAGCCACGGGCGCAGTGACGAGGGGCTGGAACCGGACGTTGATCCTTACGGGGAGCACCACGGACACCGAAGCGACGGACCAGGCAAGGTGGGTGCATGA
- a CDS encoding LamB/YcsF family protein yields MDLNADLGESFGSWTMGDDAAMFPLVTSANVACGFHAGDPVTMLDSCRAAFELDVTVGAHVGYRDLAGFGRRSLDMSFDELFGDVLYQLGALDGVAHAVGASVDYVKPHGALYNRLVHDADQASAVVAAIQAYDPGLPILGLPGSQLLVQAKEAGHPVFVEAFVDRAYQADGTLVPRSQEGAVLHNVGSIVERAVRLATKGEVVAVDGTVVQVRPDSLCIHGDTPGAVEMASAVRAGLEAAGVELESFA; encoded by the coding sequence TTGGATCTTAACGCTGACCTCGGCGAATCGTTCGGCTCGTGGACCATGGGCGATGACGCCGCGATGTTCCCGCTGGTGACCAGTGCCAACGTGGCCTGCGGCTTCCACGCGGGGGACCCGGTCACCATGCTGGACAGCTGCCGCGCGGCGTTCGAGCTCGACGTGACAGTGGGCGCGCACGTGGGGTACCGGGACCTGGCCGGCTTCGGCCGCCGGTCCCTGGACATGTCCTTCGACGAGCTGTTCGGCGACGTCCTCTACCAGCTGGGAGCGCTCGACGGCGTCGCGCACGCGGTGGGTGCCTCCGTTGACTACGTCAAGCCGCACGGCGCCCTCTACAACCGCTTGGTGCATGACGCCGATCAGGCCTCCGCCGTGGTGGCAGCCATCCAGGCCTACGATCCCGGGCTGCCCATTCTTGGCCTGCCCGGCTCGCAACTGCTGGTCCAGGCCAAGGAAGCCGGCCACCCCGTTTTTGTGGAGGCCTTTGTGGACCGTGCCTACCAGGCGGACGGCACGCTGGTGCCGCGCTCGCAGGAGGGCGCCGTGCTGCATAACGTTGGCTCGATCGTGGAGCGCGCCGTGCGCCTTGCCACGAAGGGGGAGGTAGTTGCCGTGGACGGAACCGTGGTCCAGGTCAGGCCTGATTCCCTGTGCATTCACGGCGACACCCCCGGCGCCGTCGAAATGGCCTCTGCCGTCCGGGCCGGGCTCGAGGCAGCCGGCGTGGAGCTGGAGTCCTTCGCCTAG
- a CDS encoding glycoside hydrolase family 65 protein produces MALITADRERFPDTPWQLVETHHQPDNAGTLETLFALGNGHLGIRGAHWAAADAELPGSFINGLHEIWDIKHAENAFGFARTGQRILYIPDVNNFTVIIDGESLSLAESDVLDYRRTVDFATGIYECRITWRCRSGASVTTTERRAVGFASRGALGISLEVASDREVSADVTSSVINRQDQPVEDHSAHDPRRAGRHAGRVLLPVRIDGSDGSLRLAWQAAESGQRVGLAVDHWTSAGHQPFETVAGEDDSSVRYVLAVRAEEPFRLEKSVSYAAGPGVQDSERDAAETAEAGLRPVEDIFVESREHYREYWATSDIVVAGQPQLQQAIRWNLFQLAQATARADVAGIPAKGVTGSGYEGHYFWDQEVYLLPYLTYTNPDGARKVLEFRHEMLPAAKIRAKELSVDGALFPWRTINGLEASAYYAAGTAQFHIAAAIAFATSRYVWASGDDAFREGTGAELLIETARMWISLGFFGKDGLFHIHGVTGPDEYTAVVNDNLYTNVMARFNLRAAAAVEHQAIDDAERQLWVQAANRMHLPFDEDLEVYSQDNDFMTLEPWDWTTPRSKYPLLLHFHPLVIYRHQVLKQADTVLAMFLQWQDFTAVEKRRAFDFYDPITTGDSTLSACVQGIMAAEVGHPGAALEHFTNAVFIDLDDTHGNTIDGVHIASTGGVWSSLVCGFAGLRDQGHMPFFDPRLPAEWEALTFHLKVRGRLLLVELDAGALTLSVQSGGQLDVDIRGQVFRVGTDPVRVALEAFECPEPTVFPSGPPTASMPVVHAAG; encoded by the coding sequence ATGGCACTTATCACCGCGGACCGCGAACGGTTCCCCGACACTCCCTGGCAGCTTGTGGAGACCCACCACCAGCCGGACAACGCGGGAACCCTGGAGACGCTCTTTGCCCTGGGCAACGGGCACCTTGGGATCCGCGGTGCGCACTGGGCCGCGGCGGACGCCGAACTGCCGGGCAGCTTCATTAACGGCCTGCACGAAATCTGGGACATCAAGCATGCAGAGAACGCGTTCGGCTTTGCCCGGACGGGCCAGCGGATCCTTTATATCCCCGATGTAAACAACTTCACGGTCATCATCGACGGCGAATCCCTCTCGCTCGCGGAATCGGATGTGCTGGACTACCGCCGCACGGTTGATTTCGCCACCGGGATCTACGAATGCCGCATCACCTGGCGCTGCCGGTCCGGTGCGTCGGTAACCACTACCGAACGCCGCGCCGTGGGCTTCGCGTCGCGCGGCGCCCTCGGAATCTCGCTGGAAGTAGCGTCGGACCGTGAGGTTTCCGCTGACGTCACCTCGTCCGTCATCAACCGCCAGGACCAGCCCGTGGAGGACCACTCGGCGCATGATCCCCGCCGTGCCGGCCGGCACGCAGGCCGGGTCCTGCTGCCGGTACGGATCGACGGGAGCGACGGCTCGCTCCGGCTGGCCTGGCAAGCCGCGGAATCCGGGCAGCGCGTGGGACTGGCCGTGGACCACTGGACCTCGGCCGGCCACCAGCCGTTCGAAACCGTGGCAGGCGAAGACGACAGCAGCGTCCGCTACGTCCTGGCGGTCCGCGCCGAGGAGCCGTTCCGGCTGGAGAAGAGCGTCAGCTACGCCGCCGGGCCGGGCGTCCAGGACTCCGAACGGGACGCCGCGGAAACCGCCGAGGCCGGGCTCCGTCCCGTGGAGGACATCTTCGTCGAGAGCCGGGAGCACTACCGCGAGTACTGGGCCACCTCGGACATCGTGGTAGCCGGCCAGCCCCAGCTCCAGCAGGCCATCCGCTGGAACCTGTTCCAGCTGGCGCAGGCGACGGCGCGGGCCGACGTCGCGGGCATTCCCGCCAAGGGCGTCACCGGCTCGGGCTATGAGGGGCACTATTTCTGGGACCAGGAGGTCTACCTACTGCCCTACCTCACGTACACGAACCCCGACGGCGCCCGCAAGGTCCTGGAGTTCCGGCACGAAATGCTCCCGGCGGCCAAAATCCGGGCCAAGGAGCTGAGTGTGGACGGCGCCCTGTTCCCCTGGCGCACCATTAACGGCCTCGAAGCCAGCGCGTACTATGCTGCCGGCACGGCGCAGTTCCACATCGCCGCCGCCATCGCCTTCGCCACCAGCCGCTACGTGTGGGCCAGCGGGGACGACGCCTTCCGTGAAGGCACGGGCGCGGAGCTGCTGATCGAAACCGCCCGGATGTGGATCTCGCTGGGCTTCTTTGGCAAGGACGGGCTCTTCCACATCCACGGCGTCACAGGCCCGGACGAGTACACGGCGGTTGTCAACGACAACCTCTACACCAACGTGATGGCCCGCTTTAACCTGCGCGCCGCCGCGGCCGTGGAACACCAGGCGATTGACGATGCCGAACGCCAGCTCTGGGTGCAGGCCGCCAACCGCATGCACCTGCCCTTCGACGAAGACCTTGAGGTCTATTCGCAGGACAACGACTTCATGACCCTGGAGCCCTGGGACTGGACCACGCCCCGGTCAAAGTACCCGCTGCTGCTGCACTTCCACCCGCTGGTGATTTACCGCCACCAGGTGCTGAAGCAGGCCGACACCGTCCTGGCCATGTTCCTGCAGTGGCAGGATTTCACGGCGGTGGAGAAGCGCCGCGCCTTTGATTTCTACGACCCCATCACCACCGGGGATTCCACCCTGTCCGCCTGCGTGCAGGGGATCATGGCAGCCGAAGTGGGGCACCCCGGCGCAGCGCTGGAGCACTTCACCAACGCCGTCTTTATCGACTTGGATGACACGCACGGGAACACCATCGACGGCGTGCACATCGCCTCCACCGGTGGAGTCTGGAGCTCATTGGTCTGCGGCTTCGCGGGGCTCCGCGACCAGGGCCACATGCCGTTCTTCGACCCCCGGCTCCCCGCCGAATGGGAGGCGCTGACCTTCCACCTGAAAGTCCGGGGCCGGCTGCTGCTGGTCGAGCTCGACGCCGGCGCGCTCACCCTGAGCGTCCAAAGCGGCGGTCAGCTGGACGTGGATATCCGCGGCCAGGTGTTCCGGGTGGGCACGGACCCGGTCCGGGTTGCCCTGGAAGCCTTTGAGTGCCCCGAGCCCACGGTGTTCCCCAGCGGACCGCCCACCGCGAGCATGCCCGTCGTGCACGCGGCCGGCTAA
- a CDS encoding MFS transporter, producing MPTLQALRPFAHREYRVLIAALAISIFGSGMWAVAMVYQVIHLGGGPLELSLVAAAGSVGLVAFVLAGGIAADRVPQRLLIIAVEGANLAVIAAISGLAMAGWLQLWHLAAGSFVLGVGAAFFFPAYSAILPRILPAQDLLAANGMEGTMRPILQQAAGPAVAGILVAALSPSHAVTGVAGCHLLAFIILNFLGRHALAAPSSGADDGDSHPTGSDTHERPARTSFFHDLREGVSYTIRTPWLLWTLLWACISVLFLIGPIEVLMPFVVRDQLGGDSRMFGFLLAVMGVGGAIGSLVTASLKLPRRYLTVMMVCWGAGSLPLAAVGILDSFWTVAAAMFIFGATGSVGMVIWGTLLQRRVPRHLLGRVSSLDFFVSLALMPVSMALAGPAAAVFPIWAIFLFAGGVCPVLAVIAMIAARMPQDELAHPLDPAPAPAVERTAAGD from the coding sequence ATGCCCACACTCCAAGCCCTGCGGCCGTTTGCGCACCGCGAGTACCGGGTCCTTATCGCAGCCCTGGCCATTTCCATCTTTGGATCCGGCATGTGGGCTGTCGCCATGGTCTACCAGGTGATCCACCTCGGCGGCGGGCCGCTGGAACTTTCGCTCGTAGCGGCAGCAGGCAGCGTGGGCCTGGTGGCCTTCGTCCTGGCCGGCGGGATCGCCGCGGACAGGGTTCCGCAGCGGCTGCTGATCATCGCCGTCGAAGGCGCCAACCTGGCCGTGATCGCTGCCATCAGCGGGTTGGCGATGGCCGGTTGGCTGCAGTTGTGGCATCTTGCCGCGGGCAGCTTTGTCCTGGGCGTGGGGGCCGCGTTCTTCTTCCCGGCCTACTCCGCCATCCTGCCGCGGATCCTGCCGGCCCAGGACCTGCTGGCGGCCAACGGCATGGAGGGCACCATGCGGCCCATCCTCCAGCAGGCTGCCGGACCGGCTGTCGCGGGCATCCTTGTTGCCGCGCTCTCCCCGTCCCATGCCGTGACGGGCGTGGCCGGCTGCCACCTGCTGGCGTTCATCATCCTGAACTTCCTGGGCCGTCATGCCCTCGCGGCGCCATCCAGCGGCGCAGACGACGGCGACTCCCACCCGACCGGCTCCGATACCCACGAACGCCCGGCCAGGACGTCGTTCTTCCACGACCTCCGGGAGGGCGTCAGCTACACCATCCGCACGCCGTGGCTGCTCTGGACGTTGCTGTGGGCCTGTATTTCGGTGCTCTTCCTGATCGGCCCCATCGAAGTGCTGATGCCGTTTGTGGTCCGTGACCAGCTCGGCGGCGATTCCCGGATGTTCGGCTTCCTGCTCGCCGTGATGGGCGTGGGCGGGGCAATCGGGTCGCTGGTGACAGCGTCCCTGAAACTCCCCCGCCGCTACCTCACGGTGATGATGGTCTGCTGGGGTGCGGGCAGCCTGCCGCTCGCCGCCGTCGGCATCCTGGATAGCTTCTGGACCGTTGCCGCCGCGATGTTCATCTTCGGTGCCACCGGCAGCGTGGGCATGGTCATCTGGGGCACGCTGCTGCAACGGCGGGTGCCGCGGCATCTGCTGGGCCGGGTTTCCAGCCTGGACTTCTTTGTGTCGCTCGCGCTGATGCCGGTGTCCATGGCGCTGGCCGGTCCGGCCGCCGCGGTCTTTCCCATCTGGGCGATCTTCCTGTTCGCCGGCGGCGTCTGCCCTGTCCTGGCGGTGATCGCCATGATCGCGGCGCGCATGCCCCAGGACGAACTAGCCCATCCGCTGGACCCGGCACCGGCACCCGCTGTGGAACGCACGGCGGCGGGAGACTGA
- a CDS encoding glycerophosphodiester phosphodiesterase family protein, producing MTFDEPVPERPLVFAHRGASAAFAEHTRAAYLQAIADGADGVECDIHLTRDQHAVLIHDANLDRTSDGTGPVADRTLAELRLLDFSSWKGARIPEKYGARSEQLLTLPELLNILRGAGRPMGLAIELKHPSPFQLRLEDRVLDVLRRQGWDPATSTLDNISISFMSFSPDSVKHLLKTVPAGHICQLVDDIDVDEIRDELSLGHLAGGAIANVMKAAQLEGERILDECEVGIAGPGIIYVREHARTVQRWLESGRRFRVWTVDTERDVALCQGLGVHEITTNKPARVLAQLQSSSQQAQLPS from the coding sequence ATGACATTCGACGAGCCTGTTCCGGAGCGGCCGCTGGTTTTCGCCCACAGGGGTGCCAGTGCTGCCTTTGCCGAGCACACCCGCGCTGCGTACCTTCAGGCCATCGCCGACGGCGCCGACGGGGTCGAGTGCGATATCCACCTCACCCGGGACCAGCACGCCGTCCTGATCCATGACGCGAACCTCGACCGGACGTCGGACGGCACCGGGCCGGTGGCGGACCGGACGCTGGCTGAATTGCGGCTGCTGGATTTCTCGTCGTGGAAAGGTGCCCGGATCCCGGAGAAATATGGTGCCAGGTCCGAGCAGCTCCTGACACTGCCGGAACTCCTGAACATCCTGCGGGGCGCCGGCCGGCCCATGGGACTGGCCATTGAACTCAAACATCCCAGCCCGTTCCAGCTGAGGCTCGAAGACCGGGTGCTGGACGTGCTCCGGCGCCAGGGCTGGGACCCGGCGACGTCCACCCTGGACAACATCAGCATTTCGTTTATGAGCTTCAGCCCGGATTCGGTGAAACACCTGCTCAAGACTGTTCCGGCCGGACACATCTGCCAGCTTGTTGACGACATCGACGTCGACGAGATCCGAGACGAACTGAGCCTGGGACATTTGGCGGGTGGTGCCATTGCCAATGTCATGAAGGCGGCCCAGCTGGAAGGCGAACGGATCCTGGATGAGTGCGAGGTGGGCATCGCGGGGCCCGGCATCATCTACGTCCGTGAACATGCCAGGACCGTCCAGCGCTGGCTGGAATCCGGCCGCCGGTTCCGGGTCTGGACGGTCGACACCGAGCGCGACGTGGCTCTTTGCCAGGGGCTGGGCGTCCACGAGATCACCACCAACAAACCCGCCAGGGTGCTGGCGCAGCTCCAGTCGAGCAGCCAGCAGGCCCAGCTTCCGTCCTGA
- a CDS encoding AzlD domain-containing protein produces MNLWFWLLLACVLAYAWKLVGYLVPAKLLKDPRMSRVAGTMTIGLLASLTIVNTVASGQALAADARLGALAAAAVALAFRAPFLVVVIAGAGTAALLRLIGWN; encoded by the coding sequence ATGAACCTCTGGTTCTGGCTGCTGTTGGCATGTGTGCTCGCCTACGCGTGGAAGCTCGTGGGCTATCTCGTCCCGGCGAAGCTCCTCAAAGACCCCCGGATGTCGCGCGTGGCCGGGACCATGACCATCGGGCTGCTGGCGTCCCTGACCATCGTCAACACGGTAGCCTCCGGCCAGGCCCTGGCTGCGGACGCACGGCTGGGCGCCCTGGCCGCCGCCGCCGTCGCACTGGCTTTCCGCGCCCCGTTCCTGGTGGTGGTGATCGCCGGCGCCGGCACTGCTGCCCTGCTCCGGCTGATCGGGTGGAACTGA
- a CDS encoding DUF6458 family protein: MRIGSAIFLIALGAILAWAVAPGLIPFVDQVLIGYILMAVGVIGLIASLVLASPGRSRRVSETRSVVDPNTGERITRNESRDGGL; the protein is encoded by the coding sequence ATGAGAATCGGTTCCGCCATCTTCCTTATCGCGCTCGGTGCCATCCTGGCCTGGGCGGTTGCACCGGGCCTGATCCCGTTCGTTGACCAGGTCCTGATCGGCTACATCCTGATGGCCGTCGGCGTCATCGGACTGATTGCGTCCCTTGTACTCGCCTCGCCGGGCCGCAGCCGGCGCGTCAGTGAAACCCGATCGGTGGTTGACCCGAACACCGGCGAGCGCATCACGCGCAACGAAAGCCGCGACGGCGGACTGTAG
- a CDS encoding alpha/beta hydrolase, producing the protein METVVWSKPEAERDGTPLLVLMHGYGTDESRMVRLFEYLPAEFTCAALRAPMVIGDHYGWFLLDYFLVNDFADVIAATNAVQDWIGSVRGRHSSVSLMGYSQGMAMASTLLRLHPNDYKATVGLSGFVLENELLSLTDSFETPPPFFWGRDKADLVINEDATAYTGQWLHENTHLTARTYPGMGHAMSKAEMVDVSAFLRHYVLD; encoded by the coding sequence ATGGAAACAGTTGTTTGGTCCAAGCCGGAGGCTGAGCGGGACGGCACGCCGCTGCTCGTCCTCATGCATGGCTACGGCACGGACGAGTCCCGCATGGTGCGGCTGTTCGAGTATCTGCCCGCCGAATTCACCTGTGCCGCCTTGCGGGCTCCGATGGTGATTGGCGACCACTATGGCTGGTTCCTGCTGGACTACTTCCTGGTCAACGATTTTGCCGATGTCATTGCCGCCACCAATGCCGTCCAGGACTGGATCGGCTCCGTGCGGGGCCGCCACAGCAGCGTGAGCCTGATGGGCTATTCGCAGGGGATGGCCATGGCCAGTACTCTCCTGCGCCTGCACCCCAACGACTACAAGGCAACGGTGGGGTTGTCCGGGTTTGTCCTGGAGAACGAACTGTTGTCACTAACTGACTCTTTTGAAACCCCGCCCCCCTTCTTCTGGGGGCGGGACAAAGCGGACCTTGTGATCAATGAGGACGCCACGGCCTACACCGGGCAGTGGCTCCACGAAAACACTCACCTGACTGCCCGGACGTACCCCGGCATGGGCCACGCGATGAGTAAAGCCGAGATGGTGGACGTCAGCGCGTTCCTGCGCCACTACGTGCTGGACTGA
- a CDS encoding HAD family phosphatase, whose protein sequence is MTDVLTTQTPGWTTASAILFDLDGVLTPTATVHEQAWKELFEGYLTTRPDVPGYREEDYFDHIDGKPRFDGVRDFLASRGIVLPEGSASDGTEGGSSTGAAPRTETVQGLGNRKNQVFNDIVSAGVEPFEGSVRFLKAALDRGLKVAVVSSSRNAPAVLKAAGLNGHFEVVVDGVVAAAKGLPGKPSPATYNYAAQLLGLPSEECVVVEDAVSGVQAGHAGTFHSVIGVDRGAGRQTLLDAGATRVVNDLQELL, encoded by the coding sequence ATGACTGACGTTTTGACAACCCAAACCCCCGGCTGGACCACCGCTTCTGCCATCCTCTTCGACCTTGACGGAGTGCTGACGCCTACCGCCACCGTCCATGAACAGGCGTGGAAGGAACTCTTCGAGGGCTATCTCACCACCCGGCCCGACGTGCCCGGCTACCGCGAAGAGGACTACTTCGACCACATCGACGGCAAGCCCCGGTTCGACGGTGTCCGCGATTTCCTGGCATCACGCGGCATCGTGCTCCCCGAAGGCTCCGCCAGCGACGGGACCGAAGGCGGCAGCTCAACCGGCGCCGCTCCGCGAACAGAAACGGTGCAGGGACTCGGCAACCGCAAGAACCAGGTGTTCAACGACATCGTCAGTGCCGGCGTCGAGCCTTTTGAAGGGTCGGTGCGTTTCCTCAAGGCCGCACTGGACCGCGGGCTCAAGGTCGCCGTCGTCTCTTCCTCACGGAACGCGCCCGCGGTCCTGAAGGCAGCGGGCCTCAACGGGCACTTCGAGGTGGTGGTTGACGGCGTGGTGGCCGCGGCCAAGGGCCTGCCCGGCAAACCCAGCCCGGCCACCTACAACTACGCAGCACAGCTTTTGGGCCTGCCCAGCGAAGAGTGCGTGGTGGTTGAGGACGCGGTGTCCGGTGTCCAGGCTGGCCACGCCGGAACGTTCCACTCGGTAATCGGCGTGGACAGGGGTGCCGGACGGCAGACCCTGCTCGACGCCGGAGCCACCAGGGTGGTCAACGACCTCCAGGAACTCCTCTAG
- a CDS encoding DeoR/GlpR family DNA-binding transcription regulator — protein MFAEERQQKIAELVAGNGRVSVTVLAERFSITTETVRRDLATLESAGTVRRVHGGAVAADRFSTSEESINERTIQRPDQKLRIAQAALALIPRSKSGSILLDAGSTTEALADLLSRRAAVEPSPATAPELVVITHAVPIAAKLASAPGIALQILGGRVRGLTQAAVGQATVEAAQRMRPDIAFLGTNGIHASFGLSTPDPEEAAVKAAFVQSARRIVVLADSSKLDAETLVQFASLKDLDTLITDSEPSPELTAALTDAGVDVVIA, from the coding sequence GTGTTCGCCGAAGAGCGCCAGCAGAAGATTGCCGAGCTAGTTGCCGGCAACGGCCGCGTCAGCGTGACCGTGCTGGCCGAGCGCTTCAGCATCACCACCGAAACTGTCCGCCGCGACCTCGCCACCCTCGAAAGCGCGGGCACCGTCCGGCGCGTCCACGGCGGCGCCGTTGCGGCCGACCGTTTCAGCACGTCCGAGGAAAGCATCAACGAGCGGACCATCCAGCGCCCGGACCAGAAGCTCCGCATTGCCCAGGCGGCCCTTGCCCTGATCCCCCGGTCCAAGTCCGGGAGCATCCTGCTCGACGCCGGTTCCACCACCGAAGCCCTTGCCGACCTGCTCTCCCGGCGGGCCGCCGTCGAACCCTCCCCTGCGACCGCGCCCGAACTTGTGGTCATCACGCATGCCGTGCCCATCGCTGCCAAACTGGCCAGCGCGCCCGGTATCGCCCTGCAGATCCTGGGCGGCCGGGTCCGGGGCCTGACCCAGGCCGCCGTTGGGCAGGCAACCGTGGAAGCCGCCCAAAGGATGCGCCCGGACATCGCGTTCCTTGGCACCAACGGCATCCATGCAAGCTTTGGCCTCAGCACGCCCGATCCTGAAGAAGCCGCCGTCAAGGCAGCCTTCGTCCAGTCGGCCCGCCGCATCGTGGTGCTGGCCGACTCCTCCAAACTGGACGCGGAAACGCTGGTCCAGTTCGCCTCCCTGAAAGATCTGGACACTTTGATTACAGACAGCGAACCCAGCCCGGAACTCACAGCCGCCCTGACCGATGCCGGCGTAGATGTGGTGATCGCATGA
- a CDS encoding DUF445 domain-containing protein, with protein MQVNSEPTTRQAPPQTPGAVPPDGKTGAAVVRHQLSAGDAEKAAALRKMKLVALGLLIAMAVIFVFAFALQKEHPWLQYVRAAAEGGMVGALADWFAVTALFKYPMGIKIPHTAIIPRRKDQIGASLGEFVETNFLSEQVVQDKLASLDVARKAGAWLSGPGGAERVAKEGAAVIRGAFKVLNDDDVQAVIEAMVRKHLVAPPWGPPVGRMAERIFADGHHHKLVDLLVDRAADWVDANHETVSRLVSDRSPTWVPQFVDGLVGDKVYVEILKFTRAVQSDPNHQVRQQIDKYLTDLAQDLQFDPVMIARAEDIKAQVLGDPEVRELASRTWGTVKNALLSAVDDPESELAVRFKATVRDFGSRLVNDDELAGKVNTWIGDAAGYLVRTYRSDIAGVITDTVARWDAEETSQKIELQVGKDLQFIRINGTVVGSLAGLAIFTAAHLVFG; from the coding sequence ATGCAGGTGAACTCTGAGCCAACTACCCGGCAAGCCCCGCCCCAGACCCCCGGCGCGGTGCCGCCGGACGGGAAGACGGGGGCCGCCGTCGTCCGTCATCAACTCAGTGCGGGGGACGCCGAAAAGGCGGCAGCGCTGCGGAAAATGAAACTTGTGGCGCTGGGACTCCTCATTGCCATGGCGGTTATTTTTGTGTTCGCGTTCGCGCTGCAAAAGGAACATCCGTGGCTGCAGTACGTGCGCGCCGCGGCCGAGGGCGGCATGGTGGGCGCGCTGGCCGACTGGTTCGCCGTCACTGCCCTGTTCAAATACCCCATGGGCATCAAGATCCCGCACACCGCCATCATTCCGCGCCGCAAGGACCAGATCGGGGCGTCCCTCGGCGAATTCGTGGAGACCAACTTCCTGTCCGAGCAGGTGGTCCAGGACAAGCTGGCGTCGCTGGACGTGGCGCGGAAGGCCGGAGCGTGGCTCTCCGGCCCCGGCGGCGCCGAGCGCGTGGCCAAGGAAGGTGCCGCCGTCATCCGCGGCGCGTTCAAGGTTCTGAACGACGACGACGTCCAGGCAGTGATCGAGGCGATGGTCCGCAAGCACCTGGTGGCTCCGCCGTGGGGGCCTCCGGTGGGCAGGATGGCGGAACGGATTTTTGCCGACGGGCACCACCACAAACTGGTGGACCTGCTGGTGGACCGGGCCGCGGACTGGGTGGACGCCAACCACGAGACCGTCAGCCGGCTAGTCTCCGACCGCTCGCCCACCTGGGTCCCGCAGTTCGTGGACGGCCTGGTGGGCGACAAGGTCTATGTGGAGATCCTGAAGTTCACCCGGGCCGTGCAGTCCGATCCGAACCACCAGGTCCGCCAGCAGATCGATAAATACCTGACCGATCTTGCGCAGGACCTCCAATTTGATCCCGTCATGATCGCCCGCGCGGAGGACATCAAGGCCCAGGTCCTGGGCGATCCCGAAGTCCGCGAACTCGCTTCCCGGACGTGGGGAACCGTCAAGAACGCCCTGCTCAGCGCCGTGGACGATCCTGAGAGCGAGCTCGCCGTCAGGTTCAAGGCAACGGTCCGGGACTTCGGCTCACGCCTGGTCAATGACGACGAACTGGCCGGCAAGGTCAACACCTGGATCGGCGACGCCGCAGGCTACCTGGTGCGGACGTACCGCTCGGACATTGCGGGCGTGATCACCGATACCGTGGCCCGCTGGGACGCCGAGGAAACCTCGCAGAAGATCGAACTCCAGGTGGGCAAGGACCTGCAGTTCATCCGGATCAACGGCACGGTGGTGGGCTCCCTCGCCGGACTGGCCATCTTCACCGCAGCGCATCTGGTGTTCGGCTAG